CGAACTGCTCGCCGAGGCCGTCCTTCAGCGTGAGGATCACCTCCTCGTGCCATTGCTTCGAGAAACGGCGGCGCGTGCCGTAATCGGCGATCTTGCAGTCGGCGAACTCCGGACGAGCGCCCAGCAGTTGAATCTTGTCGAGCAGACGGACGCGGCCCACGTGATAGTCGGGCGTTTGCTGGGTGTTGCGGAAATACACTTCGTTGACGATCGCGAGCACCGGGATCTCGAAGAGGATCGTATGCAGCCACGGCCCTTTGATGTCGATGTCGATTTCGCCATTGCCTTTCGCCGACGGCGTGATCGAAATGTACTTCTCGTTCAGATGGAACAGCGCGAGAAACTCGATGAAGTCGCCCTTGATGAAGCGCATGCGCCGCAGGTAGTCGAGTTCGTCGTCGGTGAAACGCAGTTCGCAGAGCTTGCGCACTTCGTCGCGAATCTCGTCGATGTACGGCACCAGATCGACGTTCGTCGTGCGGCAGCGGAAGCGGTACTCCACGTTCGCGGCGGGGAAGTGATGCAACACCACCTGCATCATCGTGAACTTGTACAGATCGGTATCGAGCAGCGAAGTAATAATCATGATGGTGCGAACTGGACCGCTGAAAAAACGAAAAAGGGCTCACGGCACCCTTGCAACCGACGCGCTGAGCGAGCGGCGCGCCAACCTGACGCATGTTACCCGAATGCGCCGCAGCCATCGTGCCACCGGGCCCTCGCCGGCTCCTCGGGGCCGCTCGCGGCACGCCATAAACTAATCACAAAAACATATATAAGACGCCCGGCGCGGTGCTTTATGCGCCTGTTGACGTTACGTTACAATAGCTTTTTTGGCGTCCGCGCCTTCCCCGATTCCGCATGCAGGAGCTGCCTGAATGACCCACGTTGTGACCGAAAGCTGCATCAAGTGCCGCTATACCGACTGCGTCGATGTGTGCCCGGTGGACTGCTTTCGCGAAGGTCCCAACTTCCTCGCGATCGACCCCGATGAATGCATCGACTGCGCCGTGTGCGTGGCCGAGTGCCCGGTGAACGCCATCTATGCCGAAGAAGACGTGCCAGGCGACCAGCAGGACTTCGTCGCGCTGAACGCCGACCTGGCCAAAGGGTGGCCGAGCATCACGAAGACCAAGGCGCCGCTGCCGGAAGCCGACGAATTCAAGGATGTGAAGGAAAAGCTGGCGCTGCTCGCGCGCTGAGTCCGGCCACCTGTCACCTGCGTTGGCCGTTCGGATTTAATATCGTGGTGAACGCAGAGGTATTGACAGACGTGTAAGCTGACTCTAAAATTTCGCTTCTCTGCTGTTGTTGTTCTGTTCCTCGATAGCTCAGTCGGTAGAGCGCCGGACTGTTAATCCGTAGGTCCCTGGTTCGAGCCCAGGTCGAGGAGCCAAGAATTGCAAAAGCCCGTTAACCAAGACGGGTTTTTTTATGTAGATCAGGTTGTACTGCTGTTCCTCGATAGCTCAGTCGGTAGAGCGCCGGACTGTTAATCCGTAGGTCCCTGGTTCGAGCCCAGGTCGAGGAGCCAAAAATGTGAAAGGCCCGCATCCGTGCGGGCCTTTTTGTTATTGCGGCCCGATGCATAGCCTCCCGCGCGCGGTGCGCCGTTATAGGATGGCGGATTAACGGCGCACGTTTCACTCGGCTCTGGCGCCGGCCCACTCCAGGCACTTAACCGGCACGCTCATGAAATCCACCTCGCTACGCATCGCGCTCGCGACCGTCGGCGCACTGCTGCTCGCTTCGGCGCACGGCGAAGAAATCGCCAGCGTCAACACGAATTTTCACGTTACCGGCTCCGACCGCGTGGTCGTCGAAGCGTACGACGATCCCGTCGTACGTGGGGTCACCTGCTACGTGTCGCGCGCGCGGACCGGCGGCGTCAAAGGCACGCTCGGCATCGCCGAAGATCCGACCGAGGCGTCGATCGCATGTCGCCAGGTCGGGGAGCTGCATTTCACCGGCCCGGTCAAGCCGAAGGACGACGTGTTCTCGGTCAGCATGTCGCTGATCTTCAAGTCGCTGCATGTGGTGCGCGTGGCCGACACGAAGCGCAACGCCCTCGTCTACCTGACGTACAGCGACCGCGTGGTCAGCGGCAGCGCGAAAAACAGCGTCAGCGCCGTGCCGATGCCTGCCGGCACGACGATTCCGGTCAAGTAAGGGCAAGGACGGGCGATCGACGGTGCGAGCGGCGCGCGGCGCTCTCCCGCCGGCGCGCCGCCATCGTCCCGGACCGCGACCACGACCACGACGCGCTAAACTGGCCGGTCCAGCCGAACTTTCGTCATGACCGCCATCCCTCGTTTCCGCGATTCCGCCCGGTACTGGCGCACGCCGCTTCTGCCCGGCGCGGATCTGCTCACCGCCGAATATCACGACCACGAGTTCGCGCCGCATTGGCACGACGCCTACACGATCCCCGTTATCGTCGCGGGCGCGGAGTGCTACCGCTATCGCGGCGAGAACCATGTCGCCGAAGCGGGCAGCGTGCCGGTCATCAATCCGGGGGAATTGCATACTGGGTCGAAGGCGGTCGAGGCCGGCTGGCGGTATCGCGTGATGTACGCGCCGGTCGAGTTTCTCCGCGCGCTTGCCGACGAAGTCGCCGGCAAGCCGCAAGGCTTGCCTTGGTTCGCGCCCGGCGTGATCCGCGATGCCGATCTCGCGACGCGTCTCGCGCGCGCCCACCGTCTGCTCGAGGCCGGCGACGACGCGCTCGCCGCCGAAGCCGCGATGCTCGACGCACTGTCCACGCTGCTGGTCCGCTACGCGCAGACGCGCCCCGCTTACGCGCGCGTCGCTACCGACGACACCCGCGTCGCACTGATGCAGGAGCGTCTGAGCGGCGATCTCGTCGAACCGGTGACGCTGGCTGAGCTCGCGAGGGCGGCGGGTCTGTCGCCGTTCCATGCGGCGCGGCTGTTCACGCGATCGACGGGCCTGCCGCCTCACGCGTGGCGCAATCAAGTGCGCCTGCAACGCGCGCTCGCACCGTTGCGCGCCGGCGTACCGGTAACCGACGTCGCCGCCGCGAGCGGCTTCACCGATCAGAGCCATTTCACGCGGCATTTCCGGCGCACGTTCGGCGTGCCGCCGGGCCAATGGCAGGGAACGCGGCGCGGCTCGTAACGCCGTGCGACACCACCGGCGCCTGCACCACGCGCTATCAGCGTCCCACTGCAATCCGTGGGCGCCAATCAACCATCCAGCAGCCATCCCGCCGCAAGAACGTACAAGTCCGACCGCCCGTCAGCCGCTATGCTTCCGGAACCAAGGAGGCGTAGATTGACCGATTCCACCCAAGGCCCGCCCGCCCGGGCCGGCCATCTCAAAGAATTTGCCGCCGGCGCGCGCGACATCGTTCCGATGATGGTCGGCGCCGCGCCGTTCGGCGTCATTTTCGGCACGCTCGTGACATCCGGCCCGCTGCATTTGTGGCACGGCCAGCTGATGTCGCTCGTCGTCTTCGCGGGCTCCGCGCAGTTCATCGCGCTCGGACTCATCGCCGGGCATGCGAGCTTCGCCGTGATCTGGGCGACCACGTTCGTCGTCAATCTGCGTCATGTGCTGTATAGCGCCACGCTCGCGCCGCACGTCGCGCATCTGCCGAAGCGCTGGCGTTGGGCGCTCGGCGCGCTGCTCACCGACGAAGTCTTCGCGGTCGCGTGGGAGCACTACCGGCATCGCGAGCCAGGCACGGTCGGCCCGTACTATTTCTTCGGCGCCGGTGTCGCGATGTACCTGAACTGGCAGCTGTGGACCGTCGCCGGCCTGCTATTCGGCGCGGCTTTCCCGGGCCTGCAATCGCTCGGTCTGGACTTCGCGATGGTTGCGACCTTCATCGCGATCGTCGTGCCGCAACTGGTCGCGCTGCGCTATCTCGCGGCAGCCGTCACCGCCGGCACGCTGGCGTTTTTCTGGCAGGCATGGCCGTACAAGCTCGGCCTGCTAGGCGCGGTGTTCGCGGGAGTCGCGGTCGGCGTGCTGCTGTCGATGTCGCGTCCGAACCTGCGCGGCGCGCGCCGCACCGCGGGGGCCTCGCGATGAACTACGTCGTTCTGATCGTCGGCATGGCCGCGATTACGTGGCTGATCCGCGCGGCGGTGTTCGTGCTCGGCGACCGGCTCGTGTTCCCACCGCTTCTGCGCACCGCGCTCAGCTTCGTGCCCGTCACCGTGCTGACCGCGATCATCGTCCCGATGGCCGTGTCGCCGCACGGCCACAACGCCGAGTTGACCTGGCGCAACCCGCAGCTGGTCGGCGCACTCGCCGCGATCATCGTCAGTGCGCTGACGCGCCGGCCGCTGCTGACGATCGCAATCGGTCTAGTCGTGTTCTTCGTCTGGCAGTGGGCGGTGCTGAAGTAAGCGCACTCCTCCTTCGTGCTCAGCAACTGATCCGCGGTCCGTCGACACCGCGCCACGTCGCCGGCCGACCCTCAAGTTTCCCGCCACCCCGCCGATATGCAGTCGAGGTCCGCTCATCGGGAGTCGTCCCGCTGGTTACGCGGCAACAGGTTGGAATCAAGCGCGTCGGCAGCCGGCGTCGCGTCGCGTCGGTCCGTGAGTGGCCGGGCGATCTTGCGACGGCGCGCCGCGCGCGGCCGCATTAAACGGGATAACACATGGGTCAAATCACCCTGAAGCTCAAGGACGAGACCGTCGCGTCGCTGCGCAAGGACTTCGAGGCCTTTTTGCGGGTCTCGCTGAAGCTCGATCCGCAGTTCGCGACGCCGTCGTTCGAGGATTTCCTGCGCGCGAAGCTGCTCGACAATATGGTGCCGCTCACCGAGCACGCAGTGCAGCGGATGCTGCAGGGCGGTCAGTACGCATGGGCCAAACGCACGCTCGACAAGGAGTTTCCGGACGTCGTGTCGATCCTGATGCGGCAGGCGAGCGAGTTTGGCTTCGGTTTCGCGGCGCGCTCGGAATGGACGCCCGAGGAGCTCACCAAGCAATGCCGCGAGTGGGCGGCCGCGATCGTCAAGGAAGCCGAAGGCGACGCGACGCTGGTCGACCCGCTCGCCTCGCAGATCAAGAGCACGGTGCAGGACATCCAGTCGCTCGAGGAAGTGATGCAGACGCCGGCGTGGCGGCTCGTCGAATCGCTGCGCCAGCGCGTCTACGAGGCGAAGGTCGCGTGCGAGACGAGCGTGGGCAGCACCGCTCGCGAGAAGCTCGGCGAACTGCGCGGGCTGTTGCGGCTCGGCATTTCGCACGGCACGTTCCAGAAGCAGGAAGCGCAGCAGATCATGGAGTATCTGCGGCTCCTGAAGCCGGAGATTTTCGTCGAGGAGCCGTACGACGTGTTCTCGCGGCTCGCGGCATGGCTGCGCAATTTCTTCGTGCCGCCGTCTCCGGTCGCGCAGCAACAGCAGCGGCAGTCGCGCTGAGCGTGTATTGACGCGCACCCGCGCGTCAGCCGCAACGCGCCGCGCCCCGCTCAATCCCACATCTTTCTGAGCTTCGCCGCGATCTCGATCTTCGCCTGCGCGGCCGCGGCGAGCCCTGCCGCGCTCGGCGCGCTCGCCACCGGCACGCGCGGCCATGCGTAGGCATCGAACAGCGGCAGCATCGGCGTGGCGATGAAGCGGGTGCGCGACGCCCACACATGCCGGTCGCCCAGATGCGTCTGGTTGTGCACGTAAAAGCGCTGCGGCACGACGATATGCAGGTCTTCCTTCGCGCGCGTCATCGCCACGTAGAGCAGGCGCCGCTCCTCGTCGATTTCCTCGTCGCTGCCGGTGCCGAGATCGGACGGAATGCAGCCGTCGACGCCGTTCAGCACGAACACGTTGCGCCACTCCTGGCCCTTCGCCGAATGGATCGTCGACAGGATCAGGTAGTCCTCGTCGATCAGCGGCACGCCGGATTCGTCGCTGGTGGCATCGGGTGGGTCGAGCGTCAGCTCGGTCAGGAAACGCTCGCGCGACGCATACGTGCCCGCGATGCTTTCCATCTGCAGCAGGTCCGCGTGACGGATCGCGGCGTCGTCGTGATTGCGCTCGAGGTGCGGCTCGTACCAGCGCCGCACCATCTCGAACTCGGCGGGCCACGGGGTTTGCCGCCCATACACACTCGACATCAGCCGGACGAACGGATGCCAGTCTTCCCGCGCGCGCGCGGGCGCCGCAAAAGCGGCCAGTACGCCGCCCGCGGTCGCGACTGGATCGCCGCCGCCCGCGCGCGCGACGATGTCGTCGAGCAGCTTCGCCGCGGTGGCCGGGCCGACGCCCGGCAGCAGCTGGACGACCCGAAAGCCGGCGACGCGGTCGCGCGGATTCTCGGCCCAGCGCAGCACCGCGAGCACGTCCTTCACATGGATCGAGTCGAG
Above is a window of Paraburkholderia sprentiae WSM5005 DNA encoding:
- a CDS encoding AzlC family ABC transporter permease, which encodes MTDSTQGPPARAGHLKEFAAGARDIVPMMVGAAPFGVIFGTLVTSGPLHLWHGQLMSLVVFAGSAQFIALGLIAGHASFAVIWATTFVVNLRHVLYSATLAPHVAHLPKRWRWALGALLTDEVFAVAWEHYRHREPGTVGPYYFFGAGVAMYLNWQLWTVAGLLFGAAFPGLQSLGLDFAMVATFIAIVVPQLVALRYLAAAVTAGTLAFFWQAWPYKLGLLGAVFAGVAVGVLLSMSRPNLRGARRTAGASR
- a CDS encoding helix-turn-helix transcriptional regulator translates to MTAIPRFRDSARYWRTPLLPGADLLTAEYHDHEFAPHWHDAYTIPVIVAGAECYRYRGENHVAEAGSVPVINPGELHTGSKAVEAGWRYRVMYAPVEFLRALADEVAGKPQGLPWFAPGVIRDADLATRLARAHRLLEAGDDALAAEAAMLDALSTLLVRYAQTRPAYARVATDDTRVALMQERLSGDLVEPVTLAELARAAGLSPFHAARLFTRSTGLPPHAWRNQVRLQRALAPLRAGVPVTDVAAASGFTDQSHFTRHFRRTFGVPPGQWQGTRRGS
- the fdxA gene encoding ferredoxin FdxA; this translates as MTHVVTESCIKCRYTDCVDVCPVDCFREGPNFLAIDPDECIDCAVCVAECPVNAIYAEEDVPGDQQDFVALNADLAKGWPSITKTKAPLPEADEFKDVKEKLALLAR
- a CDS encoding DUF4088 family protein, with protein sequence MGQITLKLKDETVASLRKDFEAFLRVSLKLDPQFATPSFEDFLRAKLLDNMVPLTEHAVQRMLQGGQYAWAKRTLDKEFPDVVSILMRQASEFGFGFAARSEWTPEELTKQCREWAAAIVKEAEGDATLVDPLASQIKSTVQDIQSLEEVMQTPAWRLVESLRQRVYEAKVACETSVGSTAREKLGELRGLLRLGISHGTFQKQEAQQIMEYLRLLKPEIFVEEPYDVFSRLAAWLRNFFVPPSPVAQQQQRQSR
- a CDS encoding CreA family protein — translated: MKSTSLRIALATVGALLLASAHGEEIASVNTNFHVTGSDRVVVEAYDDPVVRGVTCYVSRARTGGVKGTLGIAEDPTEASIACRQVGELHFTGPVKPKDDVFSVSMSLIFKSLHVVRVADTKRNALVYLTYSDRVVSGSAKNSVSAVPMPAGTTIPVK
- a CDS encoding AzlD domain-containing protein; translation: MNYVVLIVGMAAITWLIRAAVFVLGDRLVFPPLLRTALSFVPVTVLTAIIVPMAVSPHGHNAELTWRNPQLVGALAAIIVSALTRRPLLTIAIGLVVFFVWQWAVLK